The genomic segment ACTCGTCATCCCTTTCTTATTGGTAAAATTATCAATTAAGCTtacctaaaaaagaaaataaaatgtaaaggGACAATTTACCAATATCATCATCAAATTACCCTCATTCCAAACAGGTCATAACAAAAGTATCTATCTAATATCATGACCTAATTCGTAACCTCGTACCAAACAGGTCATACAAACTTCCTGGACACTAGATACAGTAGTTTCTCCTTTTCTCGCACCATTGAACATCAAATCCATCGTGCGttcatttttattgattaagaaAGTAGAATGTCTACCAGCAATGCGGTAATCGTTGAATACAGATTACAACATTGCTAGAGTGCTTTTTTGTCCAATACTCTTTTCGTTGGTTAGGATAAAAAAAAGGTTCCGTTGAAGTTGAGCAAATTGCAAAtccaaaaagcgaattatgtaACACTACAATAGAAACTGGATAGTTAAAGATTTCAAATAATCACTATTTCCCGATCAATTTCAACTGTATGTGCATACAAATGAAAACAGAGCAATATCAAATGACACAGCGCATACAAAAAGCTAGATATTTCATAGATTTACGGCTTCAAAAGTTGTAGCTTGGAAAAGAGAGCAATACAAAATCTACATGGAGTCATGGACTTCCACCAATTTTCACCAGAAAGAGTTTAATTTTGCAACGTTATGGTTTAAATGtaataaaaccaaaataaaaagacaaaaaatgaTCAGGTAGAAAGTAGTAGCTAAATTGGGGAAATGATAGATGGATGTATACCTCTTCTACAAGGTCTCCTGCGATGTCTCGGACCACTTCACATAAGTTGTTTTCAGTAAATGATTCATTTATCCAAAAACTCATGTCTTTGTAGCATGGAGGAAACTACAGATGAAACCAACAACGTATCTTTAGCAGTAGAAGAAGCATTTCAACAACAAAACCCACTAGTGAAGTAACACTACGGAAAAAGTATATGCCAGATTCTTCCAGCTCCCATTCATTTATTCGACTATTTACTgctttagggggtgtttggtactTGACTTTTACATTgactttttggttggcttttggcttgttagtTGGTCAAACAATCAAAAAAATGCTTGGTAAATGGCTTCTAAGCCAACTGAAAAcctggcttttaagccaaataAAAAAGCTACTCCAGTTAGCTTTTTTTGttgcttttggcttgttgatcCACCTTTTCTCAAATAAACAACTAACAGCCAATACTTAAGTTACCAGACATCTCCATAAATAGTTGGCTTTTTCGgatagcttaaaagccaacaaaaacagccAACATTTTCAggtggtcaaacaagccaacttaaaaaatcaacaaccaacaaccaacaGCCAACAGCTAACAcccaattgccaaacacccctttaCTCTCATTGATAAGTGTACCATATAATTAAAATGCAAAATTAAGAggttattcaaatttttttctaaacGCTTTACCTTTGAAAAAGGCTTGAACTTGACACCAAGCTGGCCTTTAGTGAACTGTGAAAACGCAAACCCAGAAAGGACAACCAAGTCATGTAAAAAACAAAGCATAGAGTTCTAACATCGATAGCAAACGGGAGGCAAAAGAAGATCACGAGGGATCTGGTGAACAAAGACCTGAGAAGTAAATCGCTCATCGGATGACCAGAAAAGCCGAATGTCTGGTATGTCAAATAGCACCATAGCTAGCCTCTCCAGTCCCAGTCCAAAAGCCCATGCATAGTTATCTGGTTTGGCATTACTCTTTAATATCTCCCGCTCCATCACCCCACAGCCCAAAACTTCCAACCACTTATCCTGCCGAAGACAATCTGGTAACCAGTTAATAGCTGATGAACTCCAAAAAGAAAATTCTACACTCACTGGATCAGAAATATTACAGgtttggaaagatatacaaattCAACAACATTTTAATGACCCAATGCTACTAAGTGGGTCCCACATAGGTAGGATCGAAAGGGAAGTTTAATGTACACAGCCTTACCCTTGTAATAAAGAAGCGCACATGATTTGCTGAGCCATTTACTTCAAATCTATGGCTCCATCTAGAATACACATACACAATAACACAAAAAAGACGGCCATCTATACCTGAAAAAATATTTCGAGTTCATATGACGGATTCGTGAAAGGAAAGTAAGTATCAACCCACCGCATCTCTACAGCACCTGCAAATGTCACATGAGACATGATGAGTTGACAACTAACAATGCGTGCAAGATAACACAATAAAGACAAACAATTAACAGTTACTAATATGCTATGGACTTATGTTACTAAGGATTTACTCCGAGGGAAATTCTAGAAAAAGAGGTCAACTTTTGATTATAGAAGCAAGGAAAATAATTACAAAGATAATCTGGGTTTTTCGAGAATCCTCCCACAAGAAAAATATAAGACTCTGATAAGAAAGGAAGTTCAGCATTTCTCTCACTTCTCCTAATATGTAACATATTATGGTAGCTTAAAAATCATATGGTGACTTATAGAAGAGAAGTGAATGCTACTAAAAATCGATTACTTCTTGACTAGAGAAATGATCGAAGTTTCGTAGTAAGATCATACCAGATTAATGTATAGCCCAATACAAAGTCCTAATCCTTGATGTTTGTATGGAAACAAGCCCTTGTCTGAATGAAATTCAAAGACAAGAAAGAATCAAATAATGGAACCTAAAAGAAGGGAATGTTAAAAACTTTTTTGCAAATAGAGTTGTTGGACAAGTGGATGCAAATTTAACTTGGAAAAAGATGGAGAATTGTATTACTCATGAAGCTAAGGGCATTCTAGGAGAAGCAAAGGTGGTATGGTCATGAAAAGGGACGCAAGGTGGTGGAGTGAAGAAGTAAAAGTTGCTATGTAGAAAAATATAGAATGTTATTTAGCTTTAAGAAATTGTAGGATTGAGAAGAATATTGCAAAATATAAAGAAGCCAAAACCAAGACAAAACAAGAAGTACGACAAAATAAGCGGTAGATGAGGCAATGTTAAATCCTAAGCATGATATGCTATGTgtatacaaaatataatttaactctTACAGTGAAGTAAAATGGTTACTATATTTACCAAACAAGTGCCGTGCCAAACCCTCCAGGCATGTTTTTAAATCCTGAGAAGTATATGCTATGGCATCTAGGCCAGATGACTCCCAATCATCAGGGGAAAATACACGAACACCTTCCATCTGTAACCATTCTAAAAAATAGTTGAAGTAGCTAAATGGGACAACAAACGGCCATTATTTTCAGAACAGAGAATAAGAACCTGATGGAACACAGGATAATGGGTAGAGTCGATTGAGTCTCTACGGTAGACATCTCCGGTTACAAGGAAATGAGTGTGTCCATTTCTTAGCAGTTCTGCTTGATGAGCGCTAGTATGACACCTCAAAACAGTCTGGGAGTCGACATAGTAGGTATCATTGTAACTCCTGCTTACATGATCAACAGGAACCAAGACATCATCGAAATTCTGCAAGGATTGAATGATAGAACCTCCTGTTATACAGATGCGGatagaacaaaacttaaagctATAGACTAGATAAACATGAACGGACAAAATAATgcataaaaaattttgattcaCTAAAAACTCATCGAATACAACATTCCATCATCCCAATATCATTTCGCGGCTCCTAGCTAGGCTCCAACCTAAGAGGATTTGGCCGGCTAAAGCAACCTTAACcttgtgataacaaagaggtcgTTTCTGATTGACCTaaataacaaatattatttGCAACTTTACATATATATGAAGTGTGCGTGACTAACATAAAGCTcattaaataatcatttaaaaagGCAAACCTGCATCAACAGCCTAACATTCCAGTTTATTACTTGGTTTGACCCAATAAACAAGGCTTTATATGAATTTAGTTGATCCAGAAAGCTCACAGTCAcatcacatgattcactaatcttctAGTgaatcgcaaatcaaaaaacGCAAATTATGGTctattttgggctattttaaggttattttgAGTGAATTGCGAACTCAAAAAACGAATTAACttgcgaattatgttacactgagaaagctttaaaaaaaatgtattggGGCATCTTAAGCTATTACATAGTGACAGCCTAGCATGAACATAGGCACAGTATGGGACTGTTTTACAGTGCAGCAAACTGGTTGATCGTATCATGGATGTTGACTATAATAAGACACAAGCAATCCCTCTTCCACACATGTAACACTAGCATGCATACAATCAGGCAAACCGTTCAGAAAATGTGTTAATTGAAGTGTGTTTAAGTTAAGGACATACCGCTTTCACGGAAACAATCGGACAAAGATcttcaaatttttcaaatttgttgGAATAATTGGCATCAAAATAGTCATAGATGGCATTCTTCAAAATGCCAAGCGGGTGTTGATCCCGCCTATGTAGTTGCATTCCAAGTTTAGTGAAGATTGCATCAGGGACATTGTTTGTGGGATCATCGCGCACCACATCTGGATTTCCATTGGATCAATTAAACAGCCagaaaaaccaacaaaaaaaatcaaaataatgaaaatgaacACATAACCGGCAATTTCCATCTAGTGGATTAAGGTACAATATGAAATTTTACAGTAAAACATCTCTAAAACTTCCATTTCCTATCTGCATTTCCATATATAATTTGCAAAAGCATTACATCAGAATGGTTCAAATAGCA from the Amaranthus tricolor cultivar Red isolate AtriRed21 chromosome 12, ASM2621246v1, whole genome shotgun sequence genome contains:
- the LOC130797060 gene encoding phenylalanine--tRNA ligase, chloroplastic/mitochondrial-like, translating into MLIQSSWVRKLCAAGTHTTMSTTTMAAIPFANSTIFSKTSIFLRRNLVGVSTFSTTFSVSSDKLRTKKWRQSVIASTVELGNIKISKEDVVRDDPTNNVPDAIFTKLGMQLHRRDQHPLGILKNAIYDYFDANYSNKFEKFEDLCPIVSVKANFDDVLVPVDHVSRSYNDTYYVDSQTVLRCHTSAHQAELLRNGHTHFLVTGDVYRRDSIDSTHYPVFHQMEGVRVFSPDDWESSGLDAIAYTSQDLKTCLEGLARHLFGAVEMRWVDTYFPFTNPSYELEIFFQDKWLEVLGCGVMEREILKSNAKPDNYAWAFGLGLERLAMVLFDIPDIRLFWSSDERFTSQFTKGQLGVKFKPFSKFPPCYKDMSFWINESFTENNLCEVVRDIAGDLVEEVSLIDNFTNKKGMTSHCYRIAYRSMERSLTDEEINDLQSKVREVVQEKLKVVLR